In Comamonas koreensis, the genomic stretch TCGCCAGGGATGAAGTAAGACTCACGCCTTGACTCCCTTCTTAGAGTTGCAAGACTTGCACATCGTCTGCAGGTTCTCCAGGGTGGTAGCTCCCCCTTTGGACTCTGGGTGCTTGTGGTCGCAAGTCAGGTTCTTGTGAGTGCCGCATGTAACGCAGCGATAGGCATCACGCTCGAAAACTTGGGTGCGCAACGCGGGACGAATGACAACCTTGGCGTAAGCAGGCTTGGGACGCGAGGCGGCTTTCTCTAGC encodes the following:
- a CDS encoding HNH endonuclease — encoded protein: MTVGTHKTAEVSYQGITLDQCIAREGRAVDALKTFARDNSDLLLAIWGWGDGGGGGILEILAQELGAQTALEKAASRPKPAYAKVVIRPALRTQVFERDAYRCVTCGTHKNLTCDHKHPESKGGATTLENLQTMCKSCNSKKGVKA